One stretch of Eupeodes corollae chromosome 2, idEupCoro1.1, whole genome shotgun sequence DNA includes these proteins:
- the LOC129946444 gene encoding allantoinase, with protein sequence MDILFISKRIYLGKGDGFMNGGIIVSTEGIIQRILKSSQEVNSYMYNNESESVIDFENMVLMPGLIDTNVHINEPGRKDWEGFLTATKAAAAGGFTTIIDRATNSIPPTTSAANLKTKTSIARGKIYVDIGFWGGIVPGNFHELAELASCGVIGFQCSLCPTNLPEFEHLTKEQVEEAIGKLDDGAIIAFHAEFQSSTIAKPNEDNVKSYETFLKTRPSSMEIEAVNWVANLAENNKKKHFHILNLSSGETIPIIKKSQKNKANLTAETCHHYLALCAEDVEDCHTEFKTCPPIRPKANQDLLWKAIQDKTINMVVSDHSPATPGVKCLNYGKTRGDFLQAWPGVASLQFGLSIFWTHCREYGLELEDVCRVMCESQANMCGIQNFKGKIEEGYDADFCVWDPEEEFLVSPEIIQFRNKANPYMNKKLRGVVHATVVRGLHVFQKYEGFGQPLGKVILRKINKKVVKFVRL encoded by the exons atggaCATTTTATTCATAAGCAAACGTATATATCTTGGAAAAGGAGATGGTTTCATGAATGGTGGAATAATTGTTTCAACTGAAGGGATAATTCAAAGAATTCTCAAATCAAGTCAAGAGGTTAATTCTTATATGTACAATAATGAATCGGAATCG gtaaTTGATTTTGAGAATATGGTACTAATGCCGGGTCTTATTGACACCAATGTTCATATTAACGAACCAGGGAGAAAAGACTGGGAGGGATTTTTGACAGCAACAAAAGCCGCTGCTGCAGGTGGATTCACAACAATCATTGACCGTGCGAC AAATTCCATTCCACCAACAACTAGTGctgccaatttaaaaacaaaaacatctatTGCAAGAGGCAAGATTTACGTGGACATAGGCTTTTGGGGTGGAATTGTCCCAGGAAACTTCCATGAACTAGCAGAGTTAGCCAGTTGTGGAGTCATAGGATTCCAATGTTCACTTTGTCCAACAAATCTACCAGAATTTGAACACCTTACCAAAGAACAGGTTGAAGAAGCAATCGGGAAACTCGATGATGGAGCAATTATTGCA TTTCATGCTGAGTTTCAAAGTTCAACGATCGCCAAACCAAATGAGGATAACGTGAAAAGTTACGAAACGTTCTTAAAAACAAGGCCATCATCAATGGAAATTGAAGCTGTTAATTGGGTAGCAAATCTAGCTGAAAACAATAAGAA aaaacattttcacATCTTGAACCTGAGTTCAGGAGAAACCATTCCTATCATCAAAAAAAGTCAGAAGAATAAAGCTAATTTAACAGCTGAAACATGCCACCATTATCTTGCTCTGTGTGCTGAAGATGTGGAAGACTGTCACACCGAGTTTAAAACATGTCCACCAATACGGCCAAAAGCCAATCAAGACCTACTTTGGAAAGCTATCCAAGACAAAACCATTAATATGGTTGTTTCGGACCATTCTCCAGCTACTCCTGGTGTCAAGTGCCTTAACTATGGCAAAACGAGGGGAGATTTTCTTCAAGCATGGCCAGGCGTTGCTTCATTGCAATTTG GCTTATCAATATTTTGGACACATTGCCGAGAATATGGTTTAGAACTCGAGGATGTTTGTCGTGTTATGTGTGAGAGCCAAGCTAATATGTGtggtattcaaaattttaaaggaaaaattgaagaaggATATGATGCAGATTTTTGTGTGTGGGACCCCGAAGAGGAATTTTTAGTCTCACCCGAGATTATACAATTTCGAAATAAG gcTAATCCTTACATGAATAAAAAGTTACGTGGTGTAGTTCATGCAACTGTGGTTAGAGGATTACATGTATTTCAAAAGTATGAAGGCTTTGGACAGCCATTGGGAAAAGTTATActcagaaaaataaacaaaaaagttgttaagTTTGTAAGATTGTGA